TTTATTTTTGATGCCAAGGGAAGATTACTCTATCATACAAAATAACCCATGATATTATAGAAATAACTAAAAACATAGCAAAAGAGCCTACTGGGATTTCAAAATTGGAGGTTAGGTGTCTGTCCATAGAGATAGCTTGAAGCATTTGTAATGAGTCTTGACTAATGTTTATCGAGATCATAATCCCTGTAGACCATCTTGGGATAACTCTAATGATAACTTTGAGTTCTTCTACTGTTTCTATTGTGCAAAGACTCCATGAGTTTGATGCTGATCCATCTGGAGCTAAATCTATGATGCAAGCCTTGTTCAAGAACCtaataacaatatttttttttattaatactaaTTAATGCATTGGTTTCTTTAGTTactattttagttatttaataatACTTTAGATTCTCAGTTTGTAAAATGGGTTCTAGATTCTTCTTGTGATAATACTTGCTATATGAATCTCTTGGTGGGAATGGAACTTTTCTATTCTTGTAAACAGCCACGAGGACTTGGGTAAATTCAAAGGTAGACAAACTTAATATTCTTGTCTTAAATGTATCTAAAATGAAGGGTATGGTAATGAGGCCACCTTTTCTTCTCATAGGAGAATGTTGATGGGTTAATtaggataaaataatatttaaattgggttaaaaaaaattccattaattatttttcctaGCCGTCCGGATTCCAAATATTCTATTCTGTATGTGTGTTTTATCTGCAGAACGTTTTTGATGAAGACAAACTGTATatttattgaaatgtaatgaagTCTTCTAAGTAAATAGTTTGAACTCTGGAATTAGCCATCAACAATTGGAGCTCGCCCTAGGGAGCTGATCACTAATGGGTAGGCCTGAAACCAGTGAGATTGATGGAACAACGCAGCACTCGGCTCCTCAGCCTGCAGAAGTTGCACCACAGACTTGGCATCAAGTTGGGGAAAATATTCAACCTGGGATTCTTCATCAAGATTATTCCTCTACAGCTCCAGTGGTGCTTGACAATAACATAGTTCTTGGACATCCTTGGACGACAGGATTATTCGACTGTCATGAACATCAAACAAATGGTAATTTATCTCATCGCCAATTGACAAGTCCTCTCAtgtgttaatttaatttataatacaaatttGTAGTCTGCCTTGCACTTGGCAGCTATTATGACAGCATTTTTCCCTTGTGTAACATTTGGGCAGATCGTGGAAGTCCTGGATGAGGGACAATTGAGTAAGTTTCCTCGATTCCCGAGTCCATGCAAGTTTTTCCCGTCGCTAATAATATTAAGACATGCTGTGATTACTTACAGCTTGTCCTTTGGGGAGTTTGATCTACGTAATAATGATGCCTAGCTTGTGCTTTCAATGGATTATGGGCTCCAAATACAGAGAAAAATTGAGGAGGATTTATAATTTGGTAGAAGCTCCTTACAGTGATGTGATCTCTCACTTCTTCTGCCCATATTGCTCTCTTTGTCAGGAGTTTAGAGAGCTCAGAAACAGAGGACTTGATCCTGCTCTGGGTACTTGCTacaattttttttgaatcaattcCAATCCATTTTGTTTAGAAATGTTAAAgggtataaaaataatttaaaaagaaggaataaattttattaacagtgGATTTTGATGATAGGATGGAATGGGATACTTGCTCAACAACAAGGAAGACATTATCATCATGAACAAGTAAATGTTCCTCCTCCAGGTCAAGTGATGTCTAGGTGACAATGTGACCTCCATTTGCTTATGAAGGTTGTGCAAGTTCCTTCAACTAAAATTCCTTTTTCTTATGTTTTGATTTTATAAACATTATGCCTAAGACCATCTGTAAAATTAGAATAAGGTTAGAAGTCAGGAACTTTTGTGTAGAAACTTCTAGTTCCATGATCTGTCCAAAACATTGGATGATTGGTCGAGCGCATGGATTTTATCCTCAATTTTATCGAAGCCAGTCTCAAGCAACTTCAGCTTCAGCCTTGTTcaatttcttttgttttgttttgttttgttttgttttgataGAATTGCtactaactaattaaattatttacaaatacTCAACCTGCAAAACAATGTATATCAATCAATAGCAATTCATAAATTTGGTTTATTATGTATtcaaaatacatgaaaataaattttatttaatttttttccacaatactaattattaaaataattatttccttTTAGTAATtgttccataaaaaataaatgaattattttttttaaaaataaattattttttgttgaaTCACTACTTATCACTTAAAATGgttttttaatagaattaaatcACTAAGATTAAAAGCTAagaaagtttaaaaaaattgctcagaataaaaaaactcttttaagtagaaatttttttactgtgtatatatattattaataaataaatacaatattatttaaaaattatattatgtgtgaaaattattatatatcacaatattattttatttattagtggGTGCTTGTAAAAATTTATGTAgcatttatttatagaaaataatttatatttaaaaaaatattttctgtgaaagtttttttttataataacttttataaaaaatattttttaacgaaataatttattttttattatttaattttaatttaaaaaataaaattttttaataaatttatatataaaggtTTAATAAGgatgaaaaatgatttttttttcctattaaaatgacttttttccctctaatcaaagaaaatatttcatattccaaacatgaaaatattttcctGAATTAATTGATTGGTTAGTATCCAACCAATAGGAGGACTAGTCAAACAAGAAGACTTCGTCTTCTATTCAAGATGCAATTGAGTTCCAAGGAGAGAAATGGAAGACCAGAGTCTACAGAGATCCAATAACTGGCTGGAAGGTCTATCTAAGGGTTTATGTCATGAACTGGAGCTCTTTTCTCTCCATGGCCTGAAAATTGTGCAGGCACATCGGGGTTTTATACGCTGTAGTTTCGTGGTCTCCAATCGCATATGTGTTAGTTTTTACTTTCTTCAACTTAATTAATCTTCTTGTTTGTTCTGTTTGTGGGAGGTTGTTTTGTTTGATTTTCTACATGATTTTTAGGATGGAGATGGGAATTGGCATGTGGGTGCTTTGGCTACTTTGATTGATGATGTTGGAGCTGCTGCTATATTCTCTTTGAGTGGCCACATTAAAGCATCTCTTGATTTCAGCATTTCTTTTTATTCTACAGCTAAGATTCATGTAATTTCTTCACTTCATCTCTTTTTCTTAGTGTTTTGTGATTTGGGGTTCTTGGATTTGTAAATTGTTGAGTAATACTTGTATGAAGTTCCTGGGATTTTGGGTTTTTTTTGGGTTTGTAAATTGTTTGAGGAAATACCTATGTGAAGTTTTGGGTATTTGGGAAGTCTAATGTATACTAATGATTGACAAATAGGTGATGCTAAGAAAAAACACATTCCAGCCAttgcttattaaaaaaaaaaaaattcaccgaAAATCATGCTTAATCAATGTGGAAAAGCTAATACTCAAGTGATCATGTGTTTGTCTTTGTCTCGCCTCTTGTACAGCTCTTAGTTAGAATACTGTTAAAATACCTACTAATTGGTTTGAAGTTTGACCTCTCTAATATAATCAAGCTGTTTCCATCAACTACACAAGTAGCCTTGGTGCTGTAAAGGCAATTTTGATAGATTagagtaagaaaaaaaataatgcaaTTCCTATCATTTCTtacttatttagaacttttgatcttatgttatgaaaATATGGCAGGACAAGGTGGAGATAGAGGCAAAGGTTGTAGGAGAGAAGGGAAGGCTAATGTCAGTAGTTGTGGAAGTAAGGAGGAAGGATAATGGAGAATTAATTGCTTTAGCTAAGCAATGGATGGCCTTCCACAGTATTGCAAGTAAGTATTGAGCTTAAGACCAGTTATGCTTGATATGGTTTCATGTTCTTTGAATTAACTGGGTTATAGAGAAGAACATAAAATTCAGGCATCATGGTTTTGTAATGCTATGCATTTCACATAATATCAACACATACGAGGATCATGGTTTTGTAATATATTGATGATAAAATCCCAATTCAGTTTGTGGCTTTCTTCAAATAGTTGGTCATTGTGCTATGATCTCTTCACTCAACCATGGCTTTCTGTCAAagggttttattttattttattttatttttctttttggatACTTATATAAATTGCTAGTAAGAATTAGAGAAAGGAAATTGCCAAAACGGTCCTTGTTGAGTAAAATTACAAATATGcccttatataatttaaattgattagtaaaaataaaatgataaaataataattgacatgatattttctttctttatttatttcttttcttttctcctcccatccacttaaaattatatatataatgatttgTGAACATGGGATGGGATGCAAATTTCTCtaaattttctttaataataTCTTCCTCAAAGGAAATTTATATAATGTTACAACTCCATATAATGAATATTTCTTGATAATTGCAGAAAGTACCCATTACTAATTGGTGATTCATAAAATAGGATAGAAACTTTTCACCATAATACTAGTGGAAGAAATCCCACTTTTACTTTGAAACTTTGAGTCAATATTCAAATTAGcccaaaattaaatatttagccCAATTAACTCAAACATTTTCGTTTAAGATGAAATTAAAACCTATTTGgcgaaaatatattaaaataataatttttaaatatattaaaataataaatgagaTTTCTTAATTATCCACATTTTAACCTTAAATATATATACCACATAgtaactataattttaatta
This sequence is a window from Manihot esculenta cultivar AM560-2 chromosome 4, M.esculenta_v8, whole genome shotgun sequence. Protein-coding genes within it:
- the LOC110612881 gene encoding protein PLANT CADMIUM RESISTANCE 8 translates to MGRPETSEIDGTTQHSAPQPAEVAPQTWHQVGENIQPGILHQDYSSTAPVVLDNNIVLGHPWTTGLFDCHEHQTNAIMTAFFPCVTFGQIVEVLDEGQLTCPLGSLIYVIMMPSLCFQWIMGSKYREKLRRIYNLVEAPYSDVISHFFCPYCSLCQEFRELRNRGLDPALGWNGILAQQQGRHYHHEQVNVPPPGQVMSR
- the LOC110613593 gene encoding uncharacterized protein LOC110613593 isoform X1, with translation MEDQSLQRSNNWLEGLSKGLCHELELFSLHGLKIVQAHRGFIRCSFVVSNRICDGDGNWHVGALATLIDDVGAAAIFSLSGHIKASLDFSISFYSTAKIHDKVEIEAKVVGEKGRLMSVVVEVRRKDNGELIALAKQWMAFHSIAISGFFDRDR
- the LOC110613593 gene encoding uncharacterized protein LOC110613593 isoform X2, with product MEDQSLQRSNNWLEGLSKGLCHELELFSLHGLKIVQAHRGFIRCSFVVSNRICDGDGNWHVGALATLIDDVGAAAIFSLSGHIKASLDFSISFYSTAKIHDKVEIEAKVVGEKGRLMSVVVEVRRKDNGELIALAKQWMAFHSIASFFDRDR